Proteins encoded by one window of Sorex araneus isolate mSorAra2 chromosome 3, mSorAra2.pri, whole genome shotgun sequence:
- the CHRNE gene encoding acetylcholine receptor subunit epsilon — MYSICRGEGNEELRLYHHLLDNYDSARRPVQGPEDTVTISLKVTLTNLISLNEKEETLTTSVWIGIDWHDYRFNYSKDDFGGLDILRVPAELVWLPEIVLENNIDGQFGVAYDANVLIYEGGFVSWLPPAIYRSTCAVEVTYFPFDWQNCSLVFRSQTYSADEVEFIFAVDEEGKTVSQLYIDTEAYTENGEWAIDYCPGVIRRQEGDSADDSGGSEVIYTLIIRRKPLFYVINIIVPCVLISGLVLLAYFLPAQAGGQKCTVSINVLLAQTVFLFLIAQKIPETSLSVPLLGRFLIFVMVVATLIVMNCVIVLNVSLRTPTTHATCPRLRHVLLELLPRLLGPAAPVEAPRAAPRPRRASSVGILLRAEELILKKPRSELVFEGQRHRHGPWTAALCQSLGAVAPEVRCCVDAINFVAESTRDQEAADEEVSDWVRMGKALDNVCFWAALVLFGVGSSFIFLGGYFNQVPDLPYPPCV; from the exons ATGTACAGCATCT GCAGAGGTGAGGGCAATGAGGAGCTGCGTCTGTACCATCATCTCCTTGACAACTATGACAGCGCACGCAGGCCTGTGCAGGGGCCTGAGGATACTGTCACCATCTCCCTCAAGGTTACCCTGACCAACCTTATCTCACTG AATGAGAAAGAGGAGACCTTGACCACCAGCGTCTGGATTGGAATA GACTGGCATGATTACCGATTCAACTATAGCAAGGATGATTTTGGGGGTTTAGACATCCTGCGGGTTCCTGCAGAACTCGTATGGCTACCAGAGATTGTGCTGGAAAATAA TATCGACGGCCAGTTCGGTGTGGCCTACGACGCCAACGTCCTGATCTACGAGGGTGGCTTCGTGAGCTGGTTGCCCCCGGCCATCTACCGCAGCACCTGCGCTGTGGAGGTCACCTACTTTCCCTTTGACTGGCAGAACTGCTCCCTCGTTTTCCG TTCTCAGACGTACAGTGCTGATGAGGTGGAGTTCATCTTTGCCGTGGATGAAGAAGGCAAGACCGTCAGCCAGCTCTATATAGACACTGAGGCCTACACAG AAAACGGCGAATGGGCCATAGATTACTGTCCGGGGGTGATCCGCCGCCAGGAGGGTGACTCCGCTGATGACTCGGGAGGCAGTGAAGTCATCTACACGCTCATCATTCGTCGGAAGCCGCTCTTCTACGTCATTAATATCATAGTGCCGTGCGTGCTCATCTCCGGCCTCGTGCTGCTCGCCTACTTCCTGCCCGCGCAAG CCGGCGGCCAGAAATGCACTGTCTCCATCAACGTCCTGCTCGCCCAGACCGTCTTCTTGTTCCTAATTGCCCAGAAAATCCCAGAGACATCTCTGAGCGTGCCGCTGCTGGGCAG GTTCCTCATTTTCGTCATGGTGGTCGCCACGCTCATCGTCATGAATTGCGTCATTGTGCTCAACGTGTCCCTGCGGACGCCCACCACCCACGCCACGTGCCCGCGCCTGCGCCAC GTCTTACTGGAGCTCCTGCCCCGCCTCCTGGGCCCGGCTGCACCCGTCGaggccccccgcgccgccccgcgccctcgGCGGGCGTCGTCGGTCGGCATCCTGCTCCGCGCCGAGGAGCTGATCCTGAAGAAGCCGCGGAGCGAGCTCGTGTTTGAGGGCCAGAGGCATCGGCACGGGCCGTGGACCG CTGCGCTCTGCCAGAGCCTGGGCGCCGTCGCTCCCGAGGTCCGCTGCTGCGTGGATGCCATCAACTTTGTCGCCGAGAGCACGCGGGACCAGGAGGCCGCTGATGAG GAGGTGTCCGACTGGGTGCGCATGGGGAAGGCCCTGGACAACGTCTGCTTCTGGGCTGCTCTGGTGCTCTTCGGTGTTGGGTCCAGCTTCATCTTCCTTGGGGGCTACTTCAACCAAGTGCCGGACCTGCCCTACCCTCCCTGTGTGTAA
- the C3H17orf107 gene encoding uncharacterized protein C17orf107 homolog, whose amino-acid sequence MELLPLAAPPLPGRSRPPARLCLRPPRAAMKGSPSSLETLLWVYHFHSSTEVALQPPLLSSLELAVSAAHEYLERRFRELKSLEPRGKSPIPEATLGLVLREAAASLMNFGATLLEISALWLQQEVQRLDDGDDDLGLSPEAGDPGRALARVALAVGQGAWQAGATAGASARLLLQGAWLCLCGRGLQGSASFLQQWRCQLGLGTPEEPAS is encoded by the exons ATGGAGTTACTCCCCTTAGCGGCACCTCCTCTGCCGGGCCGCTCGCGTCCCCCGGCCCGTCTGTGCCTCCGACCACCGAGGGCAGCCATGAAGGGGAGCCCTAGCTCCCTGGAAACGCTGCTGTGGGTCTACCACTTCCACAGCTCCACGGAG GTggcgctccagcccccgctgctGTCTTCCCTGGAACTCGCTGTGTCCGCAGCCCATGAATATCTCGAGCGGAGGTTCCGAGAACTGAAGTCTCTGGAGCCGCGGGGGAAGTCGCCCATCCCAGAGGCCACCCTGGGGCTGGTGCTCAGAGAAGCCGCGGCCAGCCTCATGAACTTCGGCGCCACCTTGTTAGAG ATCTCAGCCTTGTGGCTGCAGCAGGAAGTGCAGCGACTCGATGACGGCGACGATGACCTGGGGCTGTCCCCAGAAGCCGGAGATCCGGGAAGGGCGCTGGCTCGGGTAGCCCTGGCCGTGGGTCAGGGAGCTTGGCAGGCCGGGGCTACGGCTGGGGCGAGCGCCCGGCTCCTGCTCCAGGGCGCGTGGCTGTGCCTGTGTGGACGGGGCCTCCAGGGGTCCGCCTCGTTCCTGCAGCAGTGGCGATGCCAGCTGGGCCTCGGAACCCCCGAGGAACCGGCGAGCTAA